Part of the Rhodohalobacter sp. 614A genome is shown below.
CCAGATTCAACTGAATAAGATAAATGTGGATTTATTATTTATCTCAAACACACCCTATACAAGGGGTTTGATTGAAAACAGTGAGAGATATTTTGATTCTCGTGTCCAGACTCAAAAAGAATGGGAGAAAAAAGTTACTGAGGCTGCCGGTTTAGAATATGACGAAACACAGCCGTTTGATCGCCAGAGAATCTATGAAATATTGGGCGATGAAATGGATGAGACAATCACCCCGGAAAACCAGGAATCAATTCATTCTTCGGAAGAGGTTGAAATAGAGAGTTTGCTAAGTCATATCGGGGAGATCAAGGAACTGGATCAAAAAATTAATGATCAATTGGACCATTATCTGGAACTATTCCCGGCAACGCAGCAAATCGATTTTCATTTTATGCTTGATGCATTGCAAAACTTTGTTGAATGGGCGGACGATTATTCGACTAAGATAAAATCTTTTAAAAGGGGAAACATATCTGAAAAAGAGATGGAGGAATTTAAAATAAGCAGTGAATTCGTCAGCTTATGCTGTAACTGGCTGAGTTCCACAGTGAGTACTGTTCTGAAGTACGGGTTTGGCGGCTCGGAGAGTGAGACGATATAAAATTAATCCTTCCCATATAAACAGGTAATTGCAGTCGAGAGATCATCGCCATTTTGTCTGCGATGGTGGAACTCTGTAAACACTCAAAAGGCTCTTTTTCAGACAGAAATCATTAGGTATTTATTTAGATTTAATCTAAATTAACACTCATTCATTGGAGAGTTAGCCGTATTCTGGGCTTTAACCTCTTCTAAAATTAGAATTACAAAACGATCAGTATCAAATCTTACTAATGAAAATTGTCCAAATAGTATCCCTATTGTGTTTGATGGCATTGACCGCTTTAACCGCTCATGCTCAAACAATTTCAAAAACGACCAAAGTAGCTCCCGGCATTTATGAAATCATCCACAACCAGACAACGGATGAAATTTATATAGCATCTGCCGGTTCCAGGAGCAATCCCGTTAGCTATATTTATGTGTTAGACGCAGAAACCCTTGCCAAAAAAGATAGCATTGATGTGCAGCCGCATCGTGTTTTTGGGTTAGGATTCAACCAGAAAACTCAAACACTCTACACCTCAAATACAGTTTCTAATTCGGTTTATGCGATTGATGTATCCAAAAAAGAAGTTGTTGCTACCATCACGCCGGATAAAGAAGAATCCCACACCCGGGAAATCGTTGTTGATGAAGAAAATAACCTGGTTTATGTAACAGATGTTGGCAGCCCCGGATCTGTTTGGGTGATTGACGGATCATCAAATACGCTGGACCGCATTATTGAAAATACAGGCGAGACCACCACTGGGATTGCATTCAATAAGGAAAAAAATCTGCTCTATCTCACCAATATGGGGAGTAATGAAATTGCCGTTCTGGATATAAACACCGACAAAGTTGTACAAAACTATTCGTCACACAGTGAACGTCCCACAAATGTTGAATTTGATCCCGAAACCGATCGCTTATTTGTAGCAAATCAGGGCACAAATGATGTGACCGTTTTAAATGCCACGACCGGAGAACTCATTAAAACCATTGAAACCGGAGAAGGAGCGTTGGGCATTCGGTTTGATCCTAAACAAAAACGGATATATGTAGCCAATCGCGGCGCAGGAACCGTAACCGTTATTGATTCGGAATCTTATGGTGTTCTTGCCAATTTGGAAACCGGAACTCATCCCAACACCGTAGCAATCAATCCTGACTCGGGTGCAGCTTTTGTAACGAACAAAGCCAAAAGCGGCCAACGGGGAAGCTCAACTCCTCCGCCACCT
Proteins encoded:
- a CDS encoding YncE family protein, whose protein sequence is MKIVQIVSLLCLMALTALTAHAQTISKTTKVAPGIYEIIHNQTTDEIYIASAGSRSNPVSYIYVLDAETLAKKDSIDVQPHRVFGLGFNQKTQTLYTSNTVSNSVYAIDVSKKEVVATITPDKEESHTREIVVDEENNLVYVTDVGSPGSVWVIDGSSNTLDRIIENTGETTTGIAFNKEKNLLYLTNMGSNEIAVLDINTDKVVQNYSSHSERPTNVEFDPETDRLFVANQGTNDVTVLNATTGELIKTIETGEGALGIRFDPKQKRIYVANRGAGTVTVIDSESYGVLANLETGTHPNTVAINPDSGAAFVTNKAKSGQRGSSTPPPPDPNGDTVTKITP